A window from Acidimicrobiia bacterium encodes these proteins:
- a CDS encoding S9 family peptidase: MKLEDMNSYVTLAGTSIAGDGRIVFGSKQMNVDEDRYDAFIWVADGEVVRKLTAGPTDLAPRFSPDGTKVAFLRKGPAVTDKPQLAVIPFGGGEAEVLTEFAMGVRSFDWSPDSAQLVVSAVEYSDEWKDLDDDERKRKPARVVRLPMRFDTIGQLHNTVNTTWLVSADGSEKVKISDDDSFRENGAIFSPDGTKIAFCSDRSGDRVANNDVQVWERQLETGQLTMVADLGMWSSLDYSDSGSLHALGLRNLFDWPDMVQLWRLDAGGPVTLTPDLDRGIAELAFRGDDAVILVEDEGRVVVKSISPEGAITAVHEADSMAGSLSASVAGLAFVDSSYDNPGELMTSDGGVAKRRTSFNDDFASKLVHAEHFLVNAGGGDVDVWVYLPVGSEPVPTLLNIHGGPAAQYGYGFFDEFQVYVGAGYGVVACNPRGSSGRGSNHVRAVVGGGWGVNDMADIQAAIDEALNRYPRLDRDRLGVMGGSYGGFMTAWLTSRDQRFRSAIVERGLLNWSSFTGTSDIGPYFSQMYLEANLPDDPAKLWEASPLANAHEMKVPTLIMHSENDYRCPIEQAEQLFTMLLRSGVETEMVRFPGESHELSRAGKPRHRQERFEAILDWHGRHLLPVDENLAN; this comes from the coding sequence TTGAAGCTTGAAGACATGAACTCGTATGTAACTCTGGCCGGAACGTCGATAGCCGGGGACGGCCGAATCGTGTTCGGGTCCAAGCAGATGAATGTCGATGAGGACCGCTACGACGCCTTCATCTGGGTGGCAGATGGTGAGGTCGTTCGTAAGCTGACGGCGGGACCCACCGATCTGGCGCCCCGGTTCAGCCCGGATGGAACCAAAGTCGCCTTCTTGCGCAAGGGGCCGGCAGTCACGGACAAACCGCAGCTGGCAGTGATTCCGTTTGGTGGCGGCGAAGCCGAGGTGCTCACCGAGTTCGCAATGGGGGTCCGCTCATTTGATTGGTCACCCGACAGCGCCCAACTCGTCGTGTCAGCGGTCGAATACTCAGATGAGTGGAAAGACCTCGACGACGACGAGCGGAAACGAAAGCCGGCCAGGGTCGTACGGCTCCCGATGCGGTTCGACACCATTGGCCAGCTGCATAACACCGTCAATACCACCTGGCTGGTTTCTGCCGACGGGAGTGAGAAGGTCAAGATTTCCGACGACGATTCTTTCCGTGAAAACGGGGCGATCTTCTCACCTGACGGTACCAAGATCGCCTTTTGCTCCGACCGATCGGGTGACCGGGTCGCCAACAACGATGTACAGGTTTGGGAACGTCAGCTCGAGACCGGCCAGCTCACGATGGTCGCCGATCTGGGTATGTGGTCATCGCTCGACTACTCAGATTCGGGATCTTTGCATGCTCTTGGTCTTCGAAATCTGTTTGATTGGCCCGACATGGTGCAGTTGTGGCGTCTGGATGCAGGCGGGCCGGTCACGCTGACCCCGGACCTCGATCGGGGCATCGCCGAGTTGGCTTTTCGGGGTGACGACGCAGTCATTCTGGTTGAGGACGAAGGACGGGTAGTCGTCAAGAGCATCTCGCCCGAGGGTGCCATCACCGCCGTCCACGAGGCGGATTCCATGGCCGGATCGCTGTCGGCCAGCGTCGCCGGGTTGGCCTTTGTCGACTCAAGCTATGACAACCCGGGTGAATTGATGACGTCGGATGGGGGAGTGGCGAAGCGCCGGACTTCGTTCAACGACGATTTCGCTTCCAAGCTGGTCCACGCTGAACACTTCCTGGTCAATGCCGGTGGCGGTGATGTCGACGTCTGGGTGTACCTGCCGGTCGGGTCTGAGCCGGTCCCGACTCTTCTGAACATCCACGGTGGCCCGGCCGCCCAGTACGGCTATGGGTTCTTCGACGAGTTCCAGGTGTATGTCGGCGCCGGGTATGGCGTCGTGGCGTGTAATCCGCGCGGCTCGTCAGGTCGTGGTTCGAACCACGTCCGAGCGGTGGTTGGTGGAGGCTGGGGCGTCAACGACATGGCTGACATCCAGGCGGCGATCGATGAGGCGCTTAACCGGTACCCAAGACTGGATCGAGACCGACTCGGTGTCATGGGCGGGTCATACGGCGGCTTCATGACGGCATGGCTGACCTCTCGTGATCAGCGGTTCAGGTCAGCGATCGTCGAGCGGGGACTCCTCAACTGGTCATCGTTTACCGGTACTTCCGATATCGGACCGTACTTTTCGCAAATGTATCTAGAGGCGAATCTTCCTGACGATCCAGCCAAGCTGTGGGAAGCGAGTCCCCTGGCCAATGCGCATGAGATGAAGGTCCCGACGCTGATCATGCACTCGGAGAACGACTACCGGTGCCCGATCGAGCAGGCCGAACAGCTATTCACCATGCTCTTGCGGAGCGGGGTCGAGACCGAGATGGTGCGATTCCCTGGCGAGTCGCATGAACTGTCTCGGGCCGGCAAACCGCGGCATCGACAGGAGCGATTTGAGGCGATTCTCGACTGGCATGGTCGCCACTTGCTCCCGGTCGACGAGAACCTGGCAAACTAG
- a CDS encoding phosphatidylglycerophosphatase A codes for MHRTIASWFGSGLLLGKLRGDHSGSGTVGSAVALGMTLLIAPYGWQWQALAAAVATGLSLWSSRPFAADGADPGWIVADEAAGMFLASIGLTVPAVLVAFVVFRVADATKKFPGVAAAERLHGALGITADDLVAGLWALAAGWALQLWVF; via the coding sequence ATGCACCGCACGATTGCCTCATGGTTCGGATCCGGCCTCCTGCTTGGCAAGCTTCGCGGCGATCACTCCGGATCCGGAACGGTTGGCTCGGCGGTCGCCCTCGGCATGACCCTGCTCATCGCCCCGTACGGTTGGCAATGGCAGGCTCTGGCGGCAGCCGTCGCCACCGGACTGTCTTTGTGGTCCTCTCGACCGTTCGCGGCCGATGGTGCCGACCCGGGCTGGATCGTGGCAGATGAGGCGGCCGGAATGTTCTTGGCTTCGATCGGCCTGACGGTTCCTGCCGTATTGGTCGCTTTCGTTGTTTTCCGGGTTGCCGACGCAACAAAGAAATTCCCGGGTGTCGCAGCGGCCGAGCGACTCCACGGCGCCCTCGGTATCACGGCCGACGACCTGGTCGCCGGCCTGTGGGCGCTCGCCGCCGGGTGGGCGTTGCAGCTGTGGGTCTTCTAG
- a CDS encoding branched-chain amino acid transaminase, with amino-acid sequence MEASKYIWMDGELVLWDDAKVHVLTHALHYGSGAFEGIRAYATDTGPAIFRHREHMERLVMSCKAYGLPLDLDADQLMKAAREVISSNELASGYIRPLVFLGLGSIGLNPAGASTHIMVAAWEWGAYLGDDGVTNGIRVAVSSWRRIDSSSLIPSAKGTGGYLNSILAKSEAVRAGFDEAILLNREGFVSEGSGENIFVVKDGVVATPPVSDGCLGGITRDAVIQILRDNGHQLVERSVTRSELYYADEILLCGTAAEVTPVKEVDGRPVGSGRPGPVTKQVQSIFADAVRGKVPAYEHWLDRV; translated from the coding sequence ATGGAAGCATCGAAGTACATTTGGATGGACGGCGAACTCGTTCTCTGGGACGACGCCAAGGTCCACGTTTTAACCCACGCCCTGCATTACGGATCGGGAGCCTTCGAAGGTATCCGGGCCTACGCCACCGATACTGGTCCAGCGATCTTCAGGCACCGCGAACACATGGAACGACTTGTGATGTCGTGCAAAGCCTACGGATTGCCGCTCGATCTTGACGCTGATCAGCTCATGAAAGCCGCCAGGGAAGTCATCTCTTCCAATGAACTGGCGAGCGGATACATCCGCCCGCTCGTTTTCCTCGGTCTGGGGTCGATCGGCTTGAACCCGGCCGGCGCATCGACCCACATCATGGTGGCCGCCTGGGAATGGGGTGCCTACCTGGGGGACGACGGAGTCACCAACGGTATCCGGGTCGCGGTGTCTTCCTGGCGCCGGATTGACTCGTCTTCACTGATCCCTTCTGCCAAGGGGACCGGCGGCTATCTCAACTCGATCCTTGCCAAGAGCGAAGCGGTTCGGGCGGGCTTCGACGAAGCCATCCTTCTCAACCGGGAGGGGTTTGTCTCAGAAGGTTCTGGCGAGAACATCTTCGTAGTCAAAGATGGTGTGGTAGCAACCCCGCCTGTTTCAGACGGCTGCCTGGGCGGCATCACACGTGATGCGGTAATTCAAATCTTGCGCGATAACGGCCACCAACTCGTCGAACGTTCCGTGACGCGCTCAGAGCTGTATTACGCCGATGAGATCCTGCTTTGTGGAACGGCCGCCGAGGTAACACCGGTCAAGGAAGTTGACGGCCGACCGGTCGGGTCAGGGCGCCCGGGACCGGTCACCAAGCAAGTCCAGTCGATTTTTGCTGACGCGGTGCGTGGCAAAGTCCCCGCCTACGAGCACTGGTTGGACCGGGTCTGA
- a CDS encoding fumarylacetoacetate hydrolase family protein, which translates to MKIVRMQTNEGIAYGTVEPEGIRVYQGSPLVHWEATDVFVKFGDIQLLSPVLPSKVVAIGRNYVDHAAEFNNPVPEEPLIFLKPSTSVIGPGQPVLYPKLTKDLQYEGELVVVIGAVARHVPAEDVGQVILGYTVGNDMTARDLQRKDVQFTRGKGFDTFCPLGPAIETEFDAAEGMSLITRVNGEVRQDGSTADLVFGVAELIEYVTSVMTLLPGDVIMTGTPGGVGPVQPGDRMDVEIEGIGTLTNTVVAAS; encoded by the coding sequence GTGAAAATTGTTCGTATGCAAACCAACGAAGGCATTGCCTATGGCACCGTTGAGCCGGAGGGCATCCGGGTCTATCAGGGTTCACCCCTCGTTCACTGGGAAGCCACCGATGTGTTCGTCAAATTTGGTGACATTCAGCTGTTGTCACCGGTTCTTCCCTCAAAAGTGGTCGCAATCGGTCGGAACTATGTCGACCACGCCGCCGAATTCAACAACCCGGTCCCTGAGGAACCTCTCATTTTCCTCAAGCCGTCGACGTCGGTAATCGGGCCGGGCCAGCCGGTTCTGTATCCCAAACTCACCAAAGACCTCCAGTATGAGGGTGAGTTGGTCGTGGTCATCGGAGCGGTTGCCCGCCATGTGCCGGCTGAGGACGTGGGTCAGGTCATCCTCGGGTATACCGTGGGCAACGATATGACGGCGCGCGACCTTCAACGCAAGGACGTCCAGTTCACCAGAGGTAAAGGGTTTGATACTTTCTGTCCGCTTGGTCCGGCCATCGAAACAGAGTTTGATGCCGCTGAGGGAATGAGCCTCATCACCAGGGTGAATGGCGAGGTTCGCCAGGATGGGTCGACCGCTGATCTGGTGTTCGGGGTCGCCGAACTCATCGAATACGTCACGTCGGTTATGACACTCCTGCCTGGCGATGTGATCATGACTGGCACCCCGGGCGGGGTCGGTCCGGTACAGCCTGGCGACCGGATGGATGTGGAGATCGAGGGCATCGGAACGTTGACGAACACGGTGGTGGCTGCATCATGA
- a CDS encoding PaaI family thioesterase, whose product MSEYRYLSGVILPVPDQMILGSLITEHLPTCFGCGSENPDGLHLEVQYAGDLVVVDLTFDKRHEGGPGLVHGGMSAAVLDDLIGFVMIAHQKPGVTANLSVNYLRPIPVGMHLRAEAWMTRIEGRKMFAEAVAFDDRGTNYLEASGLFLSVGMEHFQDALKPIYESDEYYP is encoded by the coding sequence GTGAGCGAGTACCGGTACCTATCTGGCGTCATTCTCCCGGTGCCGGATCAAATGATCCTGGGCTCGCTGATCACCGAACACCTTCCCACGTGTTTCGGGTGTGGCTCGGAGAATCCCGACGGACTGCACCTCGAAGTGCAGTATGCGGGTGATCTTGTGGTCGTTGATCTGACCTTCGACAAGCGCCACGAGGGTGGACCCGGTCTGGTGCACGGCGGCATGTCTGCGGCCGTGCTTGACGACCTCATAGGTTTCGTCATGATTGCGCACCAGAAGCCAGGTGTGACGGCCAATCTGAGCGTCAATTATCTACGTCCCATTCCGGTCGGTATGCATCTGCGGGCCGAAGCATGGATGACAAGGATCGAGGGGCGCAAGATGTTCGCGGAGGCGGTCGCCTTCGACGACCGCGGGACCAACTATCTTGAGGCCTCCGGATTGTTCCTATCTGTCGGCATGGAACACTTCCAGGACGCGCTCAAACCGATCTACGAAAGCGACGAGTACTACCCGTGA